The following is a genomic window from Chloroflexota bacterium.
ACAAATGGGCGGCTGGATGACCTGGCGGTAGCGGCTCAGATTTTGCGAGGAAAGAGACGCCATCCCCGGACCAGGTTGCTGGTTGCGCCTGCATCACGTGCTGTGCTGCTGGAAGCTATCAGAGCTGGCTATATCGAAGCTATGGTCGAGGCCGGGGCTGTTGTGCTGCCGCCGGGCTGCGGGCCTTGCCTCGGACTTCACCAGGGCGTGCTGGCAAAGGGGGAGAATTGCCTGTCCACTGCGAATCGAAATTTTCAGGGACGAATGGGCAGTCCGGAGGCATTTATCTACCTCGGAAGTCCAGCCACGGCTGCGGCCACAGCTATCAGGGGTGAAGTCACTGACCCAAGAGAGGTAATGTGAGTGGCTACTGGTAGAGCCTTTAAGTTTGGCGACGGCGTTTCCACAGATCACATAATTCCGGGCAGGTTTGCTCATCTGAGAAGCAATCTCCCCGAACTGGCTAAGCATGTCATGGAAGATGCCGACCCAACCTTTGCTGCCAGAGTGAGGCCGGGTGACTTCATAGTGGCCGGCAACAATTTCGGGCTGGGATCGAGCCGGGAACACGCACCGCTGGTTATCAAGATGGCCGGCGTCAGGGCGGTGCTGGCCAAATCGGTAGCCCGCATCTTCTTCAGGAATGCCATCAATCTTGGACTCCCTGTCCTGATATGTGACACCAGCGGGATAAGGGATGGAGACGAACTGGATGTGGATCTGAAAGCTGGCATCATCAGAGACGTCAGCCAAAGTAATGAGATCACCTTCAAAGGACTCCCCGAGGTGATGCTCGGCATCTTGAATGAGGGAGGACTGCTTCCCTATATTCAGAAGTATGGGAAATTCAGGTTATAATAGAAGTGTGTTTGGTGAGCGAGGAGGGATTCCTGCATGACTTATAGGATAACACTGATCCCAGGCGATGGCATCGGGCCGGAAGTTACCGAAGCTACCACCAGAGCGCTGGAGGCTACCGGAGTCAGTGTAGAGTGGGATGTGGTTCAAATCGGCCAGGTGGCGGAACAAGAACTGAAAACGCCGCTTCCTGATGCTGTGCTCGAATCTATCAGGAAGAACAAGGTTGCCCTGAAAGGGCCGGTGACCACGCAAGTGGGCTTCGGCTTCAGGAGCGTCAATGTAGCTCTGCGGAAGGCGTTAGATCTCTATGCCTGTGTGCGACCCTGCAAGACCTATCCTGGGGCACCTTCACCCTACGAGAATGTTGATGTTGTTATCATCAGGGAGAACATCGAAGACCTTTACAGCGGCATCGAGTTCGAGAAAGGGACGCTGGAAGCAGCAAATCAAATAGAGTTCATATTGGAAACCAAGGGTGAATCGGTCAGGCAAGACTCAGGGCTTAGCATGAAGATAATCTCTGAAATGCGCAGCCGGAGAATCGTCAAGTTCGCCTTTGAATATGCTCGTGCTAATCACTTAACAAAGGTGACAGCGGTGCACAAAGCCAACATTTTGAAATTCTCTGATGGGCTGTTCCTCTCTGTTGCTCGAGAGATGGCCAAAGAATACCCTGACATCGAGTTCGATGATAAGCTGGCGGATAACATGAATATGCAGTTGGTGCGGAGGCCCCAGCAATTCAATGTAATAGTAGCACCGAACCTTTACGGCGATCTGCTTTCCGATCTTTGTGCCGGCCTGATTGGAGGACTGGGGTTAGCTCCTGGGGCAAATTTTGGGGATGATATCGCTGTGTTTGAGGCTGTACATGGCAGTGCCCCCAAATACGCTGGGCAGAATAAATCCAATCCCATGGCCATGATGCTCTCAGGGGCAATGATGTTGCGCCATCTTGGTGAGCAGGCAAGAGCCCAGATGTTGGAGCAAGCAATAGCCGAAGTCATTGCGGAGGGCAAGAACGTTACCTATGACCTCAAACCAGAGGAACCCCAAACGGCAGTGGGCACTTCGCAGGTGGCTGATGCGGTAATTGAGAAACTCCGGCGCTTCAGGCGAGCCTAGCGGCTGACTCGTGCATAAGGAAACCGCTATTGTGATACCGTTATCAAGTGTATTGTACGTCATATTTTTGAGACCGCAGCTATAAACTGCTGGTTGGTGAGCACTCAGGAGGGATTGATGGGTAAGATTCATATCATCGATGTAACCAATAGAGACGGTGTTCAGACTGCAAAGCTAGGGCTGTCCAAGCTCGAGAAGACCATGGTAAATCTTTACCTTAATGAAATAGGTGTCTTCCAATCGGAATTCGGTTTTCCCACCACGCGCCATGAGAGGTACTATCTTCAAGCCAATCTTGAGTTGGCTGAAATGGGGGTTCTGCAACGCACTCGATTGGCAGGATGGGTGAGGGCCATGGCTGAGGATGTGGATCTGACGTTCAAGCGAGTCCCCAAAATAAGGCATATCAATCTCTCCATATCCACATCAGACCAGATGATTTCTGGCAAGTTCCTGGGTAAGAAAACGAGGGAAGACATCACTCGCATGATGGTAGAAGCGGTGGAAGCAGCCAAATCGCACAAAGCAGAATCCATAGGGGTGAACGCCGAGGATGCTTCCCGGACGGATCTGGACTTCCTTGTTAGATTTGGTTTGGCAGCCAAGCAACACGGAGCCGATAGGTTGAGGTACTGTGATACTCTGGGTTATGACAGCCCGTTTACCATTTACGAAACTGCAAGAATACTGGCGGAGAATACAGGGATGCCGATTGAGCTTCACTGCCACGGCGATTTAGGTATGGCCGTGGCTAACTCGATAGCCGGAGCCAAAGGGGCCATAGATGGTGGGCAAGACGCCTACATCAACACGACGATCAATGGAATAGGTGAAAGAGCAGGCAATGCTGATCTGATCGCAGTGGTTCTGGCTGTTACCAAATCCAAGGGATTCTCCCAGCAATATCAGCTTGCTGACCCGATCGATCTATCGAAATCGTGGAAGATAGCCAAGTTCGCCAGCTATGCTTTTGGGGTCCCCATTCCGATCAATCAGCCAGGGGTGGGAGCTAATGCTTTCGCTCATGCTTCTGGA
Proteins encoded in this region:
- a CDS encoding 3-isopropylmalate dehydratase small subunit, whose product is MATGRAFKFGDGVSTDHIIPGRFAHLRSNLPELAKHVMEDADPTFAARVRPGDFIVAGNNFGLGSSREHAPLVIKMAGVRAVLAKSVARIFFRNAINLGLPVLICDTSGIRDGDELDVDLKAGIIRDVSQSNEITFKGLPEVMLGILNEGGLLPYIQKYGKFRL
- a CDS encoding isocitrate/isopropylmalate dehydrogenase family protein, which encodes MTYRITLIPGDGIGPEVTEATTRALEATGVSVEWDVVQIGQVAEQELKTPLPDAVLESIRKNKVALKGPVTTQVGFGFRSVNVALRKALDLYACVRPCKTYPGAPSPYENVDVVIIRENIEDLYSGIEFEKGTLEAANQIEFILETKGESVRQDSGLSMKIISEMRSRRIVKFAFEYARANHLTKVTAVHKANILKFSDGLFLSVAREMAKEYPDIEFDDKLADNMNMQLVRRPQQFNVIVAPNLYGDLLSDLCAGLIGGLGLAPGANFGDDIAVFEAVHGSAPKYAGQNKSNPMAMMLSGAMMLRHLGEQARAQMLEQAIAEVIAEGKNVTYDLKPEEPQTAVGTSQVADAVIEKLRRFRRA
- a CDS encoding homocitrate synthase; the protein is MGKIHIIDVTNRDGVQTAKLGLSKLEKTMVNLYLNEIGVFQSEFGFPTTRHERYYLQANLELAEMGVLQRTRLAGWVRAMAEDVDLTFKRVPKIRHINLSISTSDQMISGKFLGKKTREDITRMMVEAVEAAKSHKAESIGVNAEDASRTDLDFLVRFGLAAKQHGADRLRYCDTLGYDSPFTIYETARILAENTGMPIELHCHGDLGMAVANSIAGAKGAIDGGQDAYINTTINGIGERAGNADLIAVVLAVTKSKGFSQQYQLADPIDLSKSWKIAKFASYAFGVPIPINQPGVGANAFAHASGIHADGVLKDASNYELYDYRELGRGDPEFVETGREICTGEYSGISGFSHVMGKIEVCFAGSEEAQEVLELARYANVQAQKPLVEDELLFIAKYPAIAKKLLTLRPLDQDDQ